One part of the Acetoanaerobium sticklandii genome encodes these proteins:
- a CDS encoding DUF1292 domain-containing protein, translating into MDKKHEHTHMHGTVEHTHDHDHDKEHGHDTHDHGHHHHEGCCGNHGHEDHECCGHHHHDEDEEPITLDLILDDGQEVKCEVVGIFEVEGKEYIALLPFDDDRVLLYTYEEDGEELNLENIENDEEFKKVSETFWEIFGDEDFEKVDEE; encoded by the coding sequence ATGGATAAGAAGCATGAGCACACACATATGCACGGAACTGTAGAACATACTCATGATCACGATCATGACAAGGAGCATGGACACGACACTCATGACCATGGTCACCATCATCATGAAGGATGCTGCGGAAACCATGGTCATGAAGATCATGAATGCTGCGGACATCATCACCACGATGAAGACGAAGAGCCTATAACTCTAGATTTAATTTTAGACGATGGCCAAGAAGTGAAATGCGAAGTAGTTGGAATTTTTGAAGTTGAAGGAAAAGAATATATAGCACTTCTTCCTTTTGATGATGACAGAGTGTTACTTTACACTTATGAAGAAGACGGAGAAGAATTAAATCTTGAAAACATCGAAAATGATGAGGAGTTCAAAAAGGTTTCAGAAACTTTCTGGGAAATTTTCGGAGACGAAGATTTTGAGAAAGTAGACGAAGAGTAA